ACTTTATCATCAGATAGATTTTTTTCAATAGAAAAGAATTCATCTTCTATAGTTTGGAGATTTGGAATAAATCGTTCTATTGATTTGGATATTAGCTTTTATCCAAAAAAAAGAGAAGTGCTCTAAAATAATCAAAATATTTAGAGATTATGGACCTTTGAATCTATCGTCTTTTGATTGGCTGTTTTTACCATCAGCAAAAGAGCGCAGAGTTTTCTTCCAGCTTTCAGACAAAAGAAGGCAAGATGCCAATTCTCCTGCTACTTTCGGATTATTTTTTGCATTTTCCATAATTCTCAGTGCTTTCAACACAGTCCATTGAGGGAAAAGACGGCCTATCAATTTAAATTCATTATCCGATTCTATTTCGCCTTCTTGAAGCACTCTCAGATACCAACCAGTATGTCCTGTTTCCTGGACTCTTTTGTCAAGTCCATCCTTTTTCAAAATTTTCGATATTTTCCAACAGGGTTGACGGGGCTGCGAAATTTGTAGTTTTACATCTCCTATTTCAAATACATCTCCAATGCATACATCTTCCTCAGTCAAATTAGAAATGGTTATATTTTCGCCAAATGAACCATAATCGAGTTTTTCAATGTGCAATTCCTCTTGCCATTTCTGATAATGAGATTCAGGATAAACAAGCACTGCTTTGTCAGGGCCTCCATGGTTTCTTATATCTGCTTGTTCATCACCCTCGAGCCCTGTAACAGAAACTCTTATCCTTCCTTCTACCGGCTTCTTTATATAACCGCTTTGCCATTCTTTCCCATCACCGCTATAGGAAGCCACTTTCCCAATTTGAATTGAAACTATCTTTGGCTTTTCCAATTTGTCAACTACTCCTTTTGGTTAGCTTTTCTTCTTGTTCAATTCATAAATTATCTTTAACCCCTCAAGCGTAAGCATCTGATTTGTTTCTTTTATCTTTTTGCTTTGAGGCGCTATCAAATCTGCAAGTCCTCCTGTAGCAACGACAAAGGGGTTTTCACTAATCTCATTTTCCATCTTTTCAATTATTCCGTCAACAAGAGATGCATAACCGTATATTATGCCTGATTGTATGCTGTTTATCGTATTTTTACCTATTACCTTGGGAGGTTTAATTAACTCGACTTTTGGAAGTTTGGCCGCTCTTTCAAATAGTGCATCAATAGAAATTTTAATGCCCGGCACAATAATTCCTCCACAATATTCAGCACTTTTTGAGATATAACAAAAGGTTGTGGCAGTGCCAAAATCAACGACTATAACAGGACCGCCATATTTTCTAAAAGCTGCTGCTGCATTTACAAGCCTGTCTGCACCAACTTCAGCAGGATTATCATAGAGATTTTTAAGCCCCGTTTCTACTGTGTTGTCAACAATAAGAGGACTTAAATTGAAATACTTGAGGCACATTTCAGTTAAAGGAGAAATTGTTGCAGGGACAACGCTCGATATTACTGCTGATGAGATTTCTTCCAACCGTATTCTGTTATCAAACTCAAAAAGATTTTTATAGACTACAAAAAAGTCATCGGCTGTCCATCGAGTGCCTGTTGCAATCCTCCAATCTACAATTATTTCATTTCCATTGAAAACCCCTATGACCGTATTTGTATTTCCAACATCAACTGCCAATAGCATAAACCTATCTTTCTCCCTTTTTAACAATCAATTATCTGCAATTTCCCATCAAAGCAACAAACTATAGCTTTCTCCAACAGAGTATTTCTCTTAATGACAACATTGTCAAGAATTACGCAATTACGAATTTTACAACCGCCTTCAATGCGACAATTTTTCCCTATTACTGAATTGAAGACTTCAGCGCTTTCATCAATAATCGTATTATTTCCAATTAAACATCCATTCTTGTCTTTTTCAATGTTAAAGTTAGCCGCTATATTGTCACCTACTTCTGTTTGAATCTCTCGATATCTTTTCAATGTCCCTACATCACACCAATACCCCCTGTTTACAAACCCCAAAATCTTTTTTTTATCTTTGATTAGTTTAGGATAGATATCTGAATTTATCTCTTTGACTTCCTCCTTTGGGATATAATCAAAAACTGATGGTTCTAAAATATGAACGCCAGTAAAATTCATAGGATTACATTTCTTTTCCGCGCCAACCAATTCAAGAATATCCACCACCTGCATATCATCTGATAGATAAACTTTCCCAAATGAGTCATCCTTGTTGGGATATGCAAGAAGCATTGTTGAATCAGCATTGTTTTTTTTATGAAAAACAATCATCTCCTTCAAATCAAAATTCAAAAGTGTATCACTGTTAATCACAACGAATGTTTCATCACTAAAATATCTTTCAACCTTCTTCAATCCTCCTGCTGTGCCAAGCAATTTTCTTTCCAAAGAAAAAGTAATTTTCATCTCTTTATCGAATGACT
This portion of the Candidatus Schekmanbacteria bacterium genome encodes:
- a CDS encoding MOSC domain-containing protein, translating into MASYSGDGKEWQSGYIKKPVEGRIRVSVTGLEGDEQADIRNHGGPDKAVLVYPESHYQKWQEELHIEKLDYGSFGENITISNLTEEDVCIGDVFEIGDVKLQISQPRQPCWKISKILKKDGLDKRVQETGHTGWYLRVLQEGEIESDNEFKLIGRLFPQWTVLKALRIMENAKNNPKVAGELASCLLLSESWKKTLRSFADGKNSQSKDDRFKGP
- a CDS encoding type III pantothenate kinase; this encodes MLLAVDVGNTNTVIGVFNGNEIIVDWRIATGTRWTADDFFVVYKNLFEFDNRIRLEEISSAVISSVVPATISPLTEMCLKYFNLSPLIVDNTVETGLKNLYDNPAEVGADRLVNAAAAFRKYGGPVIVVDFGTATTFCYISKSAEYCGGIIVPGIKISIDALFERAAKLPKVELIKPPKVIGKNTINSIQSGIIYGYASLVDGIIEKMENEISENPFVVATGGLADLIAPQSKKIKETNQMLTLEGLKIIYELNKKKS
- a CDS encoding NDP-sugar synthase, with protein sequence MKAMILAAGKGERLLPLTLTKAKPALPVFNVPIIVHTLNFLYKYGIEEVFINLHYKPESIKYAIDESFDKEMKITFSLERKLLGTAGGLKKVERYFSDETFVVINSDTLLNFDLKEMIVFHKKNNADSTMLLAYPNKDDSFGKVYLSDDMQVVDILELVGAEKKCNPMNFTGVHILEPSVFDYIPKEEVKEINSDIYPKLIKDKKKILGFVNRGYWCDVGTLKRYREIQTEVGDNIAANFNIEKDKNGCLIGNNTIIDESAEVFNSVIGKNCRIEGGCKIRNCVILDNVVIKRNTLLEKAIVCCFDGKLQIIDC